The following nucleotide sequence is from Nothobranchius furzeri strain GRZ-AD chromosome 6, NfurGRZ-RIMD1, whole genome shotgun sequence.
ctagcttatgagcactttttaaaacactgcccagcaaacattcggacgtttaatgacagttgaacggtcacaactgtaaaatacctgaaattaaggaaAATTACcaagacatctactgcattttcctttgcccggactcgaacccggatcctccggggcgagagtcacccactctcccagctgagctatgccaggaactactgaatagcagacttttttatatagataggtagagggtaaagtgcggggtacactaaccaatcagaggacagagaagatctgccacaggccatgcctccagagtgccaaaagcccttacagccgagcgagcaggagtcagaaaccgagcgcgcagagaggctgccgagcgcgcacatagGCTGCCgcacgcgcacgttttcctctgccgtgtgctcgttgacaacgcgcgcacacaggtttgtcacttgtgcacatccttgtgcgctcacagacacagtttgctccctctcagtgcacgaatgacctctcgccatgtatatttccgctcgcgagtcccgttcacacgcgcgctgccatgtatattttcgctcgcgagtcccgttcacacgcgcgctgtggacccaatgcgcgtgcacgggttgtggcacgctttaaacgccatagatctctctaggacattcagaagccaagttagaatcccacaaaggtgtaacttgactacttctttaaagtgacaccaggcccggtgacctttgggacatggtttgaccccctataggaatgtgcgatcatcatgaaacgttcagatcacttacaactcaatagattctaccttcttgtaacgtttcagcctgattggaccttgttttcacacaaatgaacccagaatgatgtgaaattgtgcttcgtgcaacataattctgggtgccatttaaaaaccataagtgctaatgactccattcctttttgtggtaatgggggctgtgaatttgagtactctaaaacaaacctgacctctctaggatattcagaagccaagttataagcccacaaaggtgtaactggactacttctttaaattgacaccagatccggtgacctttaggacatggtttgacccccttaggaaagtgctatcatcatgaaacgttcagatcactttagaggtgtgaatcttcactagtctcacgattcgattcgattacgattattgtgtcagcgattcaattcgattcgatatctcgatgcatcacgatgcatcacgattatttcatgtgGATTTCATGTCATCAATAAATATATGTTAGACATTTGcttttttatttaacaaaaacttTTATTTGCATAAATATGCAGTAAACAGCTTTCTGATAACAGTCCTTGGGACAGTGTAAAAGTACCAAACATTTGAAGCTTTAGTTTGCATTTAAGAGGAttgcacagcaaaaaaaaaatctctttccTCATTAAACAATAATGTCTCAGGCTGTCGGAAAAACATGTTCTGTAGATGCTAACAAAATATTTAACAACTCTGAACAACCGTAAATGAGAAATAATTATTTGGAAAGTATTCTCTCCTGTGATAACAGTCCTTATACAAAAGTGAAAAACTTTAAATTTAAGAGGACTTAAGAACATAAAAAAATATCTCCTTATTTGACATTCACTTCTCAGGCTGTGTGGGGGGAAAGAAACGTGTTCTTCAGATGTTTGCAAAATCTACCAATACTGGCATATTTTGGAAAACCCACGAATAATACATAACAGTCCTTGGGACAACAAAAAGtgcaaacattttaacatttgtttGAATTTAAGAAGATGTACTGAAAAGTAATAATGATGACTAGTTAACATTTggaagttgaaggtttttgtgcaaAAACACCAGTTGATCTACATGCTGTGGTTTGAGAGTAGATCTTTTGGCCGTGATAACGTCtccagcagtggagaaaacacgtTCTGCAGATACACTTGTTCCAGGGATGCAAAGGTATCGTTTTGACAGTCGAGCCAGGAGAGGAAATGTAACCTTGTGTACCCTCCACCAGTTTAAAGGGTCCTCTGACAGGGGCAATGATGACGTTTTCAAATGATTATCCATTTCCTCTTCAGCTCTGACATAGGGGGTCTTGGATTCTTCACTAACCTCAACATCATTGAAAGACTGTCCCAGCAAGCTCACAAGTAATGATGTAGGCTTTCTTTTAGCAGCCGAGGGATCGTCTGCCGAGGTTCCATCCTTCTGAACTTCGGGTTGCACCGGAACTTTTGGGTGCATGGCCAGAATACACTCCTGCTgtttagggaaaaaataaaaaatcattattttatctGATAGGGAACTTACTAGTCTGTCTAAATTGTATGGCTttcaatattttaaaatatttaatgattaatcacacttttgaaaatgttgatgtaccttatcataatatttatttttattatgataAAAGCATTCCGGTGGATTTACTCATTTTATGCTAATGTAAATAATTACTTACAGCACCAAACATGGCAAATTATTAAGAATATTATACAGAAATGTATATGTTAATTCAAAAAGAAAGTGATGAATTTACCTCCAAACATGTTGCCTCCTCAGTCACTTCTCTGTAGACATCTGATCGCTCCTTCTCTGTCAGGAAAGGTAATCCCTTAAAGCGGGGATCCAGGGCCGAGGCTGTACAAAGCATTTTCTTCTCTGCCTCAGAGCTGTACCTGTTCATGAGATCTGTTCTGACAGCATTCTTGATGTCGTGAATCATGGGTGAGTCGCTGATGCTGCTGGTCATGTTTTGGAGAAGTTGTGCCTTGAGTGGAGCAATCAAGGAGATGGTTGGATTGCTTTCCTCAGATATTAGTGTGGTTGCATCTTTCATTGCTTTTAATGCACTGACAGCGTCTTCAGCATTAGATACATCTGTCTCGTTGAGTGTGCAGATGTCAGACTCTCCTTTTCTAACTTCCGGTGACAACAAGGTGGCACAAATGGCAGGTTGCTGTTCCAAAAACCCCTGGACCATGTCGTAGGAACTGTTCCACCTTGTTGGTACATCTGTGAGTAGTTTTTGATTTTTCAGACCCAAGCATTTCTGATTTACCTTTAAACAGTGGCTTGCTGTTGTGCTACGATGGAAGAATATGGATATACGTCTGATTCTTCCCAGAAGCCTGGTAAGCGATGCAACTCGAAGCCCACGCTGTGATGCCAGGTTCAATGTGTGAGCAAAGCATCTGACATGTTTGAATTTTCTGATTTGAGCTGCAAGAATCATGTTTGAAGCATTGTCTGTAACCAGGACAATATCTTTATCTGACAGCTGCCACTCTGAAACAACATCTGAAAGTAGCTCTGCCAGATGTGCACCTGTGTGAGACTCATAAACAGCTCTCGTCTGCAGCACGAGGGAAATAATCTGCCAGTCCTCGCTCATGTAGTGTGCCGTCACTGTAATATAGGACTCTGTTGCCACTGAAGTCCAGGAATCGCATGTTATTGCTACTAAATTAGCTTTGCTCATGGAGGTTAATATCTTGGCTTTGGTTTCATCATACAGTGCAGGAATTACCTGTTCTGCGAAGTGGCTACGTGCAGGGACCTTGTATCGTGGCTCCAGTGTCTTTAACATGTGTTTGAACCCAGGGTTTTCCACGACAGAATACGGTCGTAAATCCTTCGCAATGAAAGCCCCCACAGCCTGGGTTATTTTCTTCCCTTTTTCCGAGTTGGGAGGTATTATTGAGAGAGCCGCATTAATTTTTGGCTGCGCAGGGCTGGGCGGTTCAACAGCCGGTGTTATTGTTAGCAACTCAGGGTGGAAACGGCTAACATGATTCCTTAAATTGGTGGTGTTCCCGACGTATTTAATCTTGCTGTGGCAGGTTTTACACACGGCATATGACATGTCCAAATCATGTCTCCCTGATTGTTGGTAAAATCCAAAACGGCTCCATATGTCTGCTTTCAGTGTCTTTGGAGGGTCTTTTATCTGTAACGCTAACTCGGAGCTTAGTTCCGCCATGACCGCAAAGGCGCCAGTGCGCAGCTGCATTCGTCGCTCCATTATGACGTATGAAGTAAGGGACAAAATCAGCCGATGCTAGGCTAAAAGATTCATGTTGCGGTTGGAAAACAAACATTATGTTATAATCGATTATAGGGCGCTTCTGCATCGATGCATAATCATTTATGTCCGCATCGCAATGCATCGATTATATGATTATTTTAAACGGCtctagataacttacaactcaattgattctaccttcctgtaacgtttctgcctgattggaccttgttttcccacaaatgaacccagaatgatgtgaaattgtgcttcgtgcaacataattctgggtgccatttaaaaaccataagtgctaatgactccattcctttttgtggttgtaggagctgttgattggagtacactaaaacaaaccttatctctctaggacattcagaagccaagttataagcccacaaatgtgtaactggactacttctttaaattgacaccagatctggtgacctttgggacatggcttgacccccttaggaaagtgctatcatcaagaaacgttcagatcacctacaactcaatagattctaccttcctgtaacgtttcagcctgattggaccttgttttcacacaaatggacccagaatgatgtgaaattgtgcttcgtgcaacagaattctgcgtgccatttaaaaaccataagtgctaatgactccattcctttttgtggttgtaggggctgttgattggagtacactaaaactaacctgatctctctaggacattcagaagccaagttataagcccacaaatgtgtaactggactacttctttaaagtgacaccaggcctggtgacctttgggacatggtttgaccccctataggaatgtgcgatcattatgaaacgttcagatcacttacaactcaatagattctaccttcttgtaatgtttcagcctgattggaccttgttttcacacaaatggacccagaatgatgtgaaattgtgcttcgtgcatcataatcctgggtgccatttacaaaccataagtgctaatgactccattcctttttgtggttgtaggggctgttgattggagtacattaaaacaaacctgatctctctaggacattcagaagccaagttagaatcccaccaaggtgtaacttgactacttctttaaagtgacaccaggcccggtgacctttgggacatggtttgaccccctataggaatgtgcgatcatcatgaaacgttcagataacttacaactcaatagattctaccttcttgtaacgtttcagcctgattggaccttgttttcacacaaatgaacccagaattatgtgaaattgtgcttcgtgcaacataattctggctgccatttaaaaaccataagtgctaatgactccattcctttttgtggtaatgggggctgttaattggagtactctaaaacaaacctgacctctctaggatattcagaagccaagttataagcccacaaaggtgtaactggactactttaaattgacaccagatccggtgacctttgggacatggtttgacccccttaggaaagtgctatcatcatgaaacgttcaggtcacttacaactcaatagattctaccttcctgtaacgtttcagcctgattggaccttgttttcacacaaatgaacccagaatgatgtgaaattgtgcttcgtgcaacataattctgggtgccatttaaaaaccataagtgcttatgactccattcctttttgtggttgtaggggctgttgattggggtacactaaaacaaaccttatctctctaggacattcagaagccaagttataagcccacaaatgtgtaactggactacttctttaaattgacaccagatccggtgacctttgggacatggtttgacccccttaggaaagtgctatcatcaagaaacgttcagatcacttacaacgcaatagattctaccttcctgtaacgtttcagcctgattggaccttgttttcacacaaatggacccagaatgatgtgaaattgtgcttcgtgcaaaataattctgtgtgccatttaaaaaccataagtgctaatgactccattcctttttgtggttgtaggggctgttgattggagtacactaaaacaaacctgatctctctagga
It contains:
- the LOC139070464 gene encoding E3 SUMO-protein ligase ZBED1-like yields the protein MERRMQLRTGAFAVMAELSSELALQIKDPPKTLKADIWSRFGFYQQSGRHDLDMSYAVCKTCHSKIKYVGNTTNLRNHVSRFHPELLTITPAVEPPSPAQPKINAALSIIPPNSEKGKKITQAVGAFIAKDLRPYSVVENPGFKHMLKTLEPRYKVPARSHFAEQVIPALYDETKAKILTSMSKANLVAITCDSWTSVATESYITVTAHYMSEDWQIISLVLQTRAVYESHTGAHLAELLSDVVSEWQLSDKDIVLVTDNASNMILAAQIRKFKHVRCFAHTLNLASQRGLRVASLTRLLGRIRRISIFFHRSTTASHCLKQPAICATLLSPEVRKGESDICTLNETDVSNAEDAVSALKAMKDATTLISEESNPTISLIAPLKAQLLQNMTSSISDSPMIHDIKNAVRTDLMNRYSSEAEKKMLCTASALDPRFKGLPFLTEKERSDVYREVTEEATCLEQECILAMHPKVPVQPEVQKDGTSADDPSAAKRKPTSLLVSLLGQSFNDVEVSEESKTPYVRAEEEMDNHLKTSSLPLSEDPLNWWRVHKVTFPLLARLSKRYLCIPGTSVSAERVFSTAGDVITAKRSTLKPQHHTAEENVRVRQPMCALGSLSARSVSDSCSLGCRDLNMHTALSFLVLLSCAADQVRPRFQLSHQAGT